The genomic interval ttaaCGAAGCAAAGCTCCCTGTGAGGTCTGTTCTCCCGCATCCTCACTGCACAGTACAGGTGGGAACCGTCCCACCTCGCAGGATATCCTCCAGGCTCTCCCCTGACGTGCTGCTCTGATGGCTCCTACCCACAGCCTTTAGCTGGTCAATAGAGAATGGTTTAGTGTTTCAAGTGGAGTGAGCAAACTGCGAGAGCCACTGCTTGACAGAGCACTAACAACTGAAGTGAAGGCCACGGCGTacaaagcaaaactgcaaaaaagTCAGTGGGTTCAGACACCCACCCAGTAATGACAAAGTGACATAGTGGCAGGAGGGTGGGACAAACAAGAAGCAGAAATCTTATGAAACCTAGATGCTCCTGTACTTCGGAGGAGAGGCACGCCACTGTCCAAGGCGCCACATGCAGCCATTTCCCAGCTAAGCTGGAAGTGAAGGGCACGTCCTGTCTCTTCAAACCCCTGGGCTCACAACATCAGGCGTCTCGCAGAGGGAGGCTCGCTGGCGTCTGCAGAGCCCCAACTTTCTGACCAGAAAAGCAGAGGTGACCACCTACTTTGCCTTCTAACACAAGCTCCCCTCGGGGCTCAGAGCCGTTGGCAGTACAGTTCATACAAGCTATTTGCCAGCTTCTGCGTCTCTTGAAAAgcttcacagctctgctcccagctcgGGGGTATCTGTTCTTCACCGTAATAAGCCCCTGCAATGGCTCCTGCCATGGTGGCAATGGTGTCTGTGTCTCCACCCAGAGAGATACAGTAGATGATGGTCCTCTGCAGGTTGCTGTAGTGTTCAGGAATATCTGGGTCCGCTTCCATACAGCGCAAGAAGGAGTAAATTGCAGTAGGGACAGACCGCAAAGCTGCGATACCATTGCctgttgaaaaaaacaaaaccacaattATCTTCAGTGCTGCAGAACACTCTTGTCTTCTTTCCCACAGAAGTACTTTTTCATTGCAACATCCTAACACCCCATTGCCAGTTACTTTCTGTATTAGTATTGCTGATTTTATCACGCCAAAGAGCAAAACTAAGTTTGCACAAGACTCCCCGTGTTCACCAGTACCACTCCCACCCTGGAGACCAGATCAGAGCCACACCAGCACAGGTTGGCAGTACACACCTACTCAATCCCATCCAACATGAACATCTTACAGCCATTAAGACAAGAGGTCTTAGAATATTAAGAAACTTTACTCGAGATAGTTTTTCCtagtcagatttttttccccaccaatACAGGGAGGGAGTCACTGGGTCAGGACTCAGGGAATTACTGCCTGGAGAGCACACACAGCCTTTCCAGCACACGCAgtgcctggcaggcagcaggagccaaAGTGGTAGCCTGGGGGAGGACAAATGACCCTGGCTTACTGAGTTGGTCTTGCTTCCAGCTCTTTCCTAATACTTGTAGTAAGAAAGGTATTTACCTAATTCAAACAATACATCATCTTTGGGAACGCTGCTGAGCTccaaaaattcttttattttcttcaggcGCCTTGAAAATGGTAAGTCCTCAAATCCCAGCCTGGAAACAAGAGCGCAATGAGGAAGAGAGACTGTGAAAAGCCAGAACAAACCGTACACAGCAGTGTTAGTGCTCCTCACAGCTACTTACGCTCGGGCATCGGTAAGAGACTTATCATCTGCCTCTATGTCTTCCATGTGGCTAATCAGCTGCTCAAGGAAGGTCTCCTTGCTGAGTTCTCCCTGCAGGGCGAGATGCACTGCCAGGGCCTGCAGGATGGCCCCGTTGTAACCCAGGGAGTTGGCATGGGTTAATTCAGCACTGAGCTTCGCaaactgtgaatgaaaacacATCATTAGCAAAACTGAGAGACCACGGTGGGACTCGCCTGACAACAGGGAGTCGCAGGGCCAGGGTGCCCAAATGAGCCAAGAATCATACCTTCTTTACATCCTGAACATCAGAATAGGCGAGTGAAATGCCTGCCACCCTCATGGCACCGCCATTTCCATAGGAGCCTTTCCCATTAAACTGGGCTCTTGCAGGTTCAAACACATCACTGCACTTGGGGCTCAGGAGCTTCTTAAAGACGTTGACAACAGCCATCCCATAGCCCCTGTTGGGCTCCTTCTTGTATTCCTCAGCAAACCTGCCGCGGTCAAGACAGCAGCAGTTACACAGGTGAGAAACAATACAAGGGATACTCGGTCTGTTACTGAAGTTGCAAAGGGTTGTAAAAGGCACTTTATAGAGTGAATTAATAGCACATGGACAATCCAGTGACAGTCATGGTTCAACTGATTCACTTCTGCATACGAAGAATCTCACTCCCAAAAACTGGtgtgaaaggaggaaagggtGTATAAACATCATCTTTCACAACCCACTTGTTTCCCTCTCAACTTTGCTTTGAAATAGAAGCAAACTGGAAACACTTCCCTGGGTCACAACCACAAAGAAAGTCTTTTGTTCAAGTTCAATTGAAGTGTtttctaaacaaataaatgttctCCCCTAAGTGGAACCAAATGCTGCCAGGGCTGTGGATCCAAAAGGGAAATGGATCATAAACAAGCTGAAGCTGACCTCACTAATATTCACCAACTAAATTAAGGGAAGTACAAACATAAATAGTAACAAATAAACATGAAAGGAAATGCTTCTGAAATGTCTAAGCGTTATCTTTCACAAAGGTGGGTAAATGCACACGCCTGCAATACAGAATGGTAAAACAGCACGTCCCATACTGCTTCGTTTCCAAGCATATTCTGAACTCACATTAAAGCTAATGATGCTGTATGTTCCAGGACAGCGCTAAGCACATAATAAATTACAGGATTACCAATCACTCTTATTTTCTCTCCACAAATTAACAATGACTTTGCCTTAGCCCCTGTCCCCTTTTGCAGAAAATTACAGTGATTGCTTCACTTTAAGAAAGTTTTGCCATTGCTAGTACGTGTCAACACCCTGGCCTCAGAAGCTGGCTGCAGTCCTTACCTCTTGGCCATGTCAACTTCGTCGAACTCTCGCTTGGCCAGCAGAGACTGCACCACAGACCTGCTCATGGCCGTGTCGTCTGTGTACGAAAGCGTTTCTAAAATAGAAGGTCAAAACATAACATGACCGTCCAAGGGCAAGCTCCTGTCCTTCTCAGCTCTTCCCTACTCTCCAAGGACCCCCTATCCGTATAGTTGGAGTTAAAAACTACCAGAAGACCTACAGCAACTCACGCTCACTGGCCAAGACCATTAGAGCAACAAGGCACAGAGCATGAGGGATGCAATCACAGCAAGAATGAGACAAAAAGCATTACAAGGCAAATAAGAGCCAAGACAAAATGTTTGATATTTCACAGGCACAGATGGACAAGTCAGAGatgcctctttttcttctgggagTTTACAGCATGCACTGAcaagcagagaagaggaagcaaTGCTGCATTTAAGGTACACAGCAATAAAATTGTGCTACTGAGGCGAGGCgatgctcctgcaccccagttTCGCTTGAGCAGCGGCTGAGGGCCCTCAGCATCACCTCCACGCCCGCCATGGGGGCAGGGGCCAGGACACGGCCGTGGGGAGCTGGGAAaagggggggaccccagccccaaaagggggaaccccaaccccaacggggggaccccagccccacagcaccggGATCCTGCACCCGGGCAGGGTCGGGGGATCCCCGGCTCCTCGCGGTTGGGGTCTGCCCGGTGAGAGGGGGTCTCAGGGGGCTCCCGGTGCCGCTCCCCTCCCGAGGGCCCCGCCGTTCCGCCCACCTCTGCGGGCGCTGCCGGGCGGTTCTCCCTCACCGGCCGGCCCGGGCGCCGGTTCCAAGCCGCGGAGGAAGCGCAGCAAGTCGGGCAGCTTCACGACGCTCCTGCCCTCGAAGACGGCGCCCAGGCAATCGCCCAGCAGCGCCCCGGCCAAGCAGCCCCGGAACCGGGCGGGACCGGGCCGAGGCCGGGCCGCCACCGGCGACCGCCCCGAGCCCGAGCCCGAGCCCGAGCCCGGTCCCGACCCGgagcccgccgccgccgccattttgtcccgcaccgccccgccgccggcaccaGCGGCCCCTGGCGGCCCGGAGGGGAGCGGGCTGAGAGCCGGGGGCTGCACCGGGTCCCCGGGGGCTTCACAGGGCcggtgggggctgcccacagaatcacagaatcattaaggttgaaaaAAGCCTCCAAGCTCACCTGGTCCAACCGCCCCCTACCGCCCCCATCACCCACTAACCACGTCCCTAAGCCCCACGTCCAACCTccccttgaacacccccagggacggtgactccaccacctccctgggcaacccgtcccaacgcctgaccgctctttctgagaagaaatgtctcctcatttccagcctgagcctcccctggcacaactcgaggccattccctctggccCTATCCCTGgctacctgtgagaagaggccgacccccagctccccacacctccctttcaggcagttgcagagagcaacgagctctgccctgagcctcccctctacgagcagcagcaggctggaggaTGTTATTCCCAGCCGGCTGCTTTGTCTCCCTGTGCTGATTTTTCCTCCAACCCCTTGTGAAGGACATAGAGCTCCTTCCCcccaggagcaggcccgggccAGGGATGGTTGCCAGGGGGAGCAcggtgctcagcacctctcAGCACACCGGGAGCGGGACCTGCACCTCACCGTGTGTTGTGTTAAAACAAGGCTGCTGGCACGTGAGGCAGAATGGACTCTGGCTCTTGTTCGTGTAGCTGTGTTAGTTCTGCAGGGCTAGCAGGCGGGGGGAAATCCCGAGCCAAACTTTAATCATTAAAGGGAGCAGATTCGAGTCAGTGCACCCAGAGAGCAGATGTGGCGCGCTGCCACCATTACACAGTCCCTTTTCAGAGCCCAGCCTCGCACTTTGAAGGACTTAAAACACTGAAGAGCCCAGATGGATTCAATCATCACAAAATGCTTCCAACACTGTCAGATGACAACTGCTCTTGGGGACAGACTCTTTATTGTTTATAATGCTCCTTGGAGTGCAAGAGGCTATAAACATCATGCAAGGGGACAGACAGTTATATAACAAActaaggagagagagagggaggagaatTACATTATCCTAACATGACACAGATGTCCGCTTTCCCTACTACGGAACTGAGTCACTGGTAGCTCTCTCTTCGGCGTGGCTCGTTGCACAACACTCCCCAGCACGCTAAGCCAACTCCAGCTGCCCGTTCTTCAGCGGGGAGGGTGCACGGTTTGTGGTCCGGTTGAAAGTGTCGACCTCTGGCACAAATTTCTCGGCAGGAACCACGAGTTTTCGCCGGCTATCCATACACTTGTTGTCCAGCACCAGGGAATTGGCTTTGTAGCCAATATCTGTCTGAATGCGGTAAAGTTGTCTGTATAGAGCGTCCAAGGCATCCCTGAGAACAAGCACAAGTGAGAGGATTTGGGTTCAGACACTATTCACATCTCAAGTTGGACAGGAAACACCCAACTTCCCGCTTTCTGGCAGCAGAAATAGCTGTGTAGCATTTGCCTTTGCATAAAGAGCTAATGCACCAGATACTCCTCGGTGCATAGCAGTAGCATTGTTTGGGTCTGTGAATAGCAAGCCCACACGCTGCTCCTAGATTGCAGCACAGAGACGTGCACCCTGGGAGCCCCGTGCCAGCCCAGAACAgcacttttatttcttcctttacttttcacccacttttttccccttttagaACTGCTGATGCAGCCTGGTTAAAGTCTGAGTGCAGGCAGGGGCCGTGGGAACCCCATCCAGCCTCccaccatgcagacctccaggCCTTGcctgctcccctgctgcccagtGCAGCATCCCTCCATGCCCAAAAACCATCTCCACTCCTGCTCTAAACAGACACAAGCTCCAaactgcagctcctgcaagcATGCCAGGCCCAGTACTGCACATAGCCACATCCCTCACATCAGCAATGCTGGGCCACCattgctgcagagagcagaagaCTTACTGTGCCTCTGCTAGCTTGAGCTTGAGTGCGCGGATTGTTCCCTCCAGCTGGCGGACCTCATCTGTTAGCCCGTACTGGACCTGCAAGGTGGGGAGGGAGTCAGTCGTGGCAGTTAATGGGACCAATTTGCTGTTTTAGAAAAGCCACAGTTCTCTCGCTCCCCTGCTAGCCCAGCTGTGacatttatttgcttgctttgcCACGTGACTGTAAGAACTGTTGCTCAGTCCCTCTGTAGTTTTCTCCAAAGCACACCCACGCTTTTCAGACTCACGCAAGCACCCATCCCGTTCAGCTCCCCAGGCCTTGCTGGCAGGATGCGTGCCAGGTGAGGCTGGTACCTGATCCCGACAGAGCTCCACATTGGGCCGATACGTGCGGGTCTCCAGGCGGGTGTGTGCTACTTTTAGATCCTGCATTTTCCTTCGGAGATCTTCCTCCAACCGTCGGATGTCCTCTTCCATCTCAGAGATTTCTTCCAAGGTCTAAGGATAAAGAGGTGTATCATGAGGGACAGCCACAGTTCCCTTCCCTCAGGATACAGACTGGAAAATAGCCCCCACGCATCCTGGGCTTTTACTGTGCTGGGAATGGATTTTAAACAAGGGCTGGATGCCTTCCGAGTTCTGAACCCCTCTGCTCATACATCAGGCTTTTCATGCAGAGCAGACACGGTGCTGAGGTGGTTTATGGCCACAGTGGTTGAGACCAGGGGTGAAATAAAAAGGCCAAAACCTGGCACCGCTGCTGGGAAATGCCAGAGCAGCAACTGTGATGGCAGAGGAAGTTTGAATGTTGCAGAGATCACACATGTGCCACTTAACAGCTCTTGTGGGGAATGatctttatatttaaaacaaaactgagacaGATTTATAGGCAGCCTCTCTCTCACAGTTGTATTCCCCTGCAAGTGCAGAACCAGCATGGAAAAGCAGACTTATGCCTTCACAGATTAATGGGATGGATAAAAGCCCAAGGAATGGAACAGTGTGCCGTGGTGTAACAGggcctcccctgcagcagggaagccCCTACCCATCTTTGTCCCCAGCCTGTTGGACCAGGACATGCGAGCACAGCAAGGAAGCGCTCAGACCAAGGAGCATTCCAGGTAACAATCAGCCTTCGGATTCAATTCCCACCCAAAGTTGTGGTTGATAACCAAACAAGTGCCATTTACGTTTCGCTCCTGCCATTTCAGCTCATCATAGGCTCTTTCCATGTCTCTAATCCTCTTGCGCAAGGCAAACTCTGTAGCTACACGCTGAGCCTCCAGCTCGTTGTTGGTCTGAAGAGAGAACAGTCTGCAGTGACACACATCCCGAATGGCTCTCCCTCCCAGCACTTGACACTACGACCATCACATGAGACATGATCTCCTGTGAGGTTAAACTATATAAACAAAACCATCGGGGTTCTGGCAGCTGGAAGGCCCCCTTGGCATGCACATGCAGGTCATGCAGCTCCCTGAAGCCAAAACGCATGGGAACGATGGACTGGTACAAGTCTTCCAGGTTGCTGAGTCTGTTGCAACCTCTGCAGCACAATCAAATTCCCCTTTTAAAGCTGAAGGGCAACTGCTCTCAGCAGGGTGTGCGGGctgatgctttcttttccaagacTCCCTTCCCCTGGTCACAGCAAACATCAACCCGTTCTCCCACACTGGGTCCCACAGACCTTTGGCACCACTGATTCCCAACCAAGGGACTAATTTACCTGGGCAATGGCAAGCACGATCATTTCTCGGAGCTTAGTCGAGGCTTTCATTTCCGCCTCAGCATGATCCTTGTTGTATTGGCTATTCTGTTCCCACTCATCAACTGCAGTTGATCTGTGAACAAATCAGTTATGAAAATAAGTTGTGTGTTTGCAAGACAGTTCAAAAGGAACCACCTGCTGCAGGCCAAGAAGGCTTTCTGCAGTGCAAAATGATTCAGGAATTCTGGAGGTCACATCCTGTCTGCTCCCCTCAGTGCACCAGCTGGAGCTTGCTACCCCACGGCTCCTGCACCAAGCCCAACATCTGCTCAAACTGGGGACACATCCAAAGCATGCTATGAAATGccaagcaagagaaaaatgtgcAACAGCTCCCCCATAAGCTGTGCCAAAGGCTGATACCATACTACTCACTGTCATCTGTAGCCAAGTACCAGGGAGGCAGGGCAGCAAGCTTCCCTGTTTTTGCAGTGACAATTTAGATAACACGTTCACTGTGCTCCCATTTTCCCCTTTACAGAGATGCTGTTTATTTACCTGACAGTGACGGCGTTATGGGCTAGATATGCTCCAACATCCTGAAAGATCTGATAGCACCGGTACACACCACTAGCAATCAGCCCACTACAAGCACGGAGTAAGAGAGGTCTCGTCTCCCAAAAGGCTGTAGCTTCACATTCCGAGAGCCACAACAAATCCCAGCAGCCAACTCCTGTTCTGAGCTCCCTCAGTAACTGCACTCTAGGCTCTTTCAAGCACCAACAGGGATTTGATCCCCCAGGGGCAGGCTCTTTACTTACCCGTTTGGGACACGTGTTGGGTTGACCTTGAAGGAGATATTGGGAGAGTTCACACTGAGGGATAAGCACACGCGATCTATTTCCAATGCTTCCATCTTGCCCCGGTGGTCAAAGCTCAGCTGCTGACGAGCTTCCTGTAGGAGGCTGCAGGAAGCAAGGCTGGAGTCAGgggggagcaga from Anser cygnoides isolate HZ-2024a breed goose chromosome 24, Taihu_goose_T2T_genome, whole genome shotgun sequence carries:
- the ADPRS gene encoding ADP-ribosylhydrolase ARH3 isoform X1, encoding MAAAAGSGSGPGSGSGSGSGRSPVAARPRPGPARFRGCLAGALLGDCLGAVFEGRSVVKLPDLLRFLRGLEPAPGPAGEGEPPGSARRETLSYTDDTAMSRSVVQSLLAKREFDEVDMAKRFAEEYKKEPNRGYGMAVVNVFKKLLSPKCSDVFEPARAQFNGKGSYGNGGAMRVAGISLAYSDVQDVKKFAKLSAELTHANSLGYNGAILQALAVHLALQGELSKETFLEQLISHMEDIEADDKSLTDARALGFEDLPFSRRLKKIKEFLELSSVPKDDVLFELGNGIAALRSVPTAIYSFLRCMEADPDIPEHYSNLQRTIIYCISLGGDTDTIATMAGAIAGAYYGEEQIPPSWEQSCEAFQETQKLANSLYELYCQRL
- the TEKT2 gene encoding tektin-2 isoform X2; the encoded protein is MATLSVKPGQRFTVPDWHTNTELISADAESQRSASHRVRQETRALRNETNNQAKWDEHDNQTRLTERISSVNRWKETLDKCLADIDEEIDALAKVKEAAERALQAKNLSLDVAIECLTLRESRRAIDMVRDPVEDELHKEVRVIDKAKRELQQRVNEAFEQLCLLQEARQQLSFDHRGKMEALEIDRVCLSLSVNSPNISFKVNPTRVPNGSTAVDEWEQNSQYNKDHAEAEMKASTKLREMIVLAIAQTLEEISEMEEDIRRLEEDLRRKMQDLKVAHTRLETRTYRPNVELCRDQVQYGLTDEVRQLEGTIRALKLKLAEAQDALDALYRQLYRIQTDIGYKANSLVLDNKCMDSRRKLVVPAEKFVPEVDTFNRTTNRAPSPLKNGQLELA
- the ADPRS gene encoding ADP-ribosylhydrolase ARH3 isoform X2, whose protein sequence is MAAAAGSGSGPGSGSGSGSGRSPVAARPRPGPARFRGCLAGALLGDCLGAVFEGRSVVKLPDLLRFLRGLEPAPGPAETLSYTDDTAMSRSVVQSLLAKREFDEVDMAKRFAEEYKKEPNRGYGMAVVNVFKKLLSPKCSDVFEPARAQFNGKGSYGNGGAMRVAGISLAYSDVQDVKKFAKLSAELTHANSLGYNGAILQALAVHLALQGELSKETFLEQLISHMEDIEADDKSLTDARALGFEDLPFSRRLKKIKEFLELSSVPKDDVLFELGNGIAALRSVPTAIYSFLRCMEADPDIPEHYSNLQRTIIYCISLGGDTDTIATMAGAIAGAYYGEEQIPPSWEQSCEAFQETQKLANSLYELYCQRL
- the TEKT2 gene encoding tektin-2 isoform X1 — encoded protein: MATLSVKPGQRFTVPDWHTNTELISADAESQRSASHRVRQETRALRNETNNQAKWDEHDNQTRLTERISSVNRWKETLDKCLADIDEEIDALAKVKEAAERALQAKNLSLDVAIECLTLRESRRAIDMVRDPVEDELHKEVRVIDKAKRELQQRVNEAFEQLCLLQEARQQLSFDHRGKMEALEIDRVCLSLSVNSPNISFKVNPTRVPNGSTAVDEWEQNSQYNKDHAEAEMKASTKLREMIVLAIAQTNNELEAQRVATEFALRKRIRDMERAYDELKWQERNTLEEISEMEEDIRRLEEDLRRKMQDLKVAHTRLETRTYRPNVELCRDQVQYGLTDEVRQLEGTIRALKLKLAEAQDALDALYRQLYRIQTDIGYKANSLVLDNKCMDSRRKLVVPAEKFVPEVDTFNRTTNRAPSPLKNGQLELA